From the Thomasclavelia ramosa DSM 1402 genome, the window TATCAATCGTATATAATTCATCAATATCCCTAGGTATTGGAGAAACATTCCTTTTTATACCGATCGTTTTGCACTCAAAAGCTTTTAAACGTTTAGCAAGTTCATAACCTAGATCTCCTAGTCCAACAATGATTACGGTACTATGATAAATTTCCTTTCCGCCACGGTAGCTTTTCCACGAATGTTCATGCATATTATTAATATAGTTTTTAAAATTTTTATTTAATGCTAGCATCATTCCGATAGTATGTTCAGCGATTGCTTTACCATAACTGCCGCTAGCATTGGCAAGACGTGTTGCCGCATGTAGAACACCTTCTTGAATATAATAGTCACTGCCAGCACTATTCAGTAGTATTGCTTTAAGATTGGGACGATTAAGTTCCACATGCTTCCCTGGATTACCGACTAAAATATCACAATTGTCAATCATTGTTTGGGTCACTTCTTTTTCCTTACTGTATGTAAATGAAAAATCCGGAAAACTTTTTTCTAGTTTGTTTATTTCATCTGTTTTTAATCTTGATAATACTAATATGTTCATCTAAATATCCTCCTATATAAATCTTATTATAGCACACTATCACATAAGACGTATGATGTATTTGCGAATTGTTTATTGAATGCTGATATAATTATTAAATTATAAACAATGCTGTTTAGTTATCAAAATTATGCTAAAATATTATCTAGATAATACTAATTAGCTAGGAAAGAGGGAAATGTATGTTATTGAAAGATCGGAGAAAATTAATCATTATTGGTGTTGTGGCAGTTGCATTAATTATAGGTGCAGTTTTTTTTATTTTTTCACGGGGTAAAAG encodes:
- a CDS encoding D-2-hydroxyacid dehydrogenase → MNILVLSRLKTDEINKLEKSFPDFSFTYSKEKEVTQTMIDNCDILVGNPGKHVELNRPNLKAILLNSAGSDYYIQEGVLHAATRLANASGSYGKAIAEHTIGMMLALNKNFKNYINNMHEHSWKSYRGGKEIYHSTVIIVGLGDLGYELAKRLKAFECKTIGIKRNVSPIPRDIDELYTIDKLEEILPHGDFIISCLPQSTETINLFNKKRLLMMKSDALFVNVGRGSAVNTQDLKEVLKAGHLYGAALDVIDPEPFKTDDDLWDFDNVLITPHVSGGFEWDSVREYFTELTIRNINHLIKNEPLENEVDFNTGYRKVVKYND